From a region of the Mycobacterium sp. SMC-8 genome:
- a CDS encoding ABC transporter ATP-binding protein: protein MAAITMRNIVKRYGDGYPAVNDVSLDIADGEFMILVGPSGCGKSTLLRMIVGLEDITSGDMLIGDTRVNDKAPRDRNLAMVFQNYALYPHLTVFENVAFPLRLAGKLSDEEIRKRVNDAAATLELGEHLDRKPANLSGGQRQRVAMGRAIVREADAFLFDEPLSNLDAKLRGQMRTEILRLQRKLGVTTVYVTHDQTEAMTLGDRVAVLKKGVLQQVASPRELYDQPVNLFVAGFIGSPPMNFVPARVQGNEIELPFATVPLRDEWRETVEDGKVYIAGIRPGAFEDAEFVDGDKASRGVTFEVEIDVTEWLGNEQYAFVPFDTTAEISGQLAELASELDSEQLRTQICVELDPLSRVRAGDKATLWLDSARLHLFDPQSGDNLTRVSESSGRHAAATG, encoded by the coding sequence ATGGCAGCAATCACCATGCGCAATATCGTCAAGAGGTACGGTGACGGGTATCCGGCGGTCAACGATGTGAGCCTCGACATCGCCGACGGTGAGTTCATGATCCTGGTGGGACCGTCGGGTTGCGGCAAGTCCACCCTGCTCAGGATGATCGTCGGCCTGGAGGACATCACGTCCGGGGACATGCTGATCGGTGACACACGCGTCAACGACAAGGCGCCCCGTGACCGCAACCTGGCCATGGTGTTCCAGAACTATGCGCTCTATCCGCATCTGACGGTGTTCGAGAACGTCGCATTCCCACTCCGGTTGGCGGGCAAGCTGTCCGACGAGGAGATCCGCAAACGGGTCAACGATGCGGCCGCGACGTTGGAGCTCGGTGAGCACCTCGACCGCAAACCCGCCAACCTGTCCGGCGGTCAGCGCCAGCGGGTGGCGATGGGACGCGCCATCGTGCGCGAGGCCGATGCGTTCCTGTTCGACGAGCCGTTGAGCAACCTCGACGCCAAGCTGCGCGGCCAGATGCGCACCGAGATCCTGCGGCTGCAGCGCAAACTGGGCGTCACCACCGTCTACGTCACGCACGATCAGACCGAGGCGATGACGCTCGGCGATCGCGTCGCGGTGTTGAAAAAAGGTGTCCTGCAACAGGTCGCCAGCCCTCGCGAGCTTTACGACCAGCCGGTGAACCTGTTCGTCGCGGGCTTCATCGGGTCCCCGCCGATGAACTTCGTCCCTGCGCGGGTGCAAGGCAACGAGATCGAGCTGCCTTTCGCGACGGTGCCGCTGCGCGACGAGTGGCGCGAGACGGTGGAGGACGGGAAGGTCTACATCGCGGGGATCCGGCCGGGGGCCTTCGAGGATGCGGAGTTCGTCGACGGCGACAAGGCCTCGCGCGGTGTCACTTTCGAGGTCGAGATCGACGTCACCGAATGGCTGGGCAACGAACAGTACGCGTTCGTGCCGTTCGACACGACAGCCGAGATCTCCGGTCAGCTGGCCGAGCTGGCCAGCGAGCTCGACAGCGAGCAGCTGCGCACGCAAATCTGCGTCGAACTCGACCCGCTGAGCCGGGTGCGCGCGGGGGACAAGGCCACCCTGTGGCTGGACTCCGCACGGCTGCATCTTTTCGACCCGCAGTCCGGCGACAACCTCACCAGGGTCAGCGAGTCCAGCGGCCGGCACGCGGCGGCAACCGGCTGA
- a CDS encoding carbohydrate ABC transporter permease, which translates to MTKNTKWWTIAGIVIVIYSFVPILWMISLAFKPPSDIVSGNPSFLPSSITFDNFAQIFSQPLFTRALINSIGIAVIATIISVVIAMFAAYAIARLEFPGKKLLLSLALGIAMFPQAALVGPLFDMWRGLGIYDTWLGLIIPYLTFALPLSIWTMSAFFRQIPWEMEHAAQVDGATQWQAFRKVIVPLAAPGVFTTAILTFFFCWNDFLFTISLTSTDSARTVPAALAFFQGASYFESPVPYIMAASVIVTIPVVILVLIFQRRIVAGLTSGAVKG; encoded by the coding sequence GTGACCAAGAACACCAAGTGGTGGACGATCGCCGGCATCGTCATCGTCATCTACAGCTTCGTGCCGATACTGTGGATGATCAGCCTGGCGTTCAAGCCGCCGTCCGACATCGTCTCCGGCAATCCGTCATTCCTGCCGAGCTCGATCACGTTCGACAACTTCGCCCAGATCTTCAGCCAGCCGCTGTTCACCCGGGCGCTGATCAACTCGATCGGGATCGCGGTAATCGCGACGATCATCTCGGTGGTCATCGCGATGTTCGCCGCCTATGCCATCGCCCGGCTGGAGTTCCCCGGCAAGAAGCTGCTCCTTTCACTGGCACTGGGTATCGCGATGTTCCCGCAGGCCGCGCTGGTGGGTCCGCTGTTCGACATGTGGCGCGGCCTGGGCATCTACGACACCTGGCTCGGCTTGATCATCCCGTACCTGACCTTCGCGCTACCGCTGTCGATCTGGACGATGTCGGCGTTCTTCCGTCAGATCCCCTGGGAGATGGAGCACGCCGCCCAGGTCGACGGCGCCACCCAGTGGCAGGCGTTCCGCAAGGTCATCGTCCCGCTGGCCGCACCGGGAGTGTTCACCACCGCGATTCTGACGTTCTTCTTCTGCTGGAACGACTTCCTGTTCACGATCTCGCTGACGTCCACCGACAGCGCCCGCACGGTTCCCGCCGCGCTCGCCTTCTTCCAGGGCGCGTCGTACTTCGAATCCCCCGTCCCCTACATCATGGCCGCGTCGGTGATCGTGACGATCCCCGTCGTGATCCTGGTTCTCATCTTCCAGCGGCGCATCGTCGCCGGTCTCACCTCCGGAGCAGTGAAGGGATAG
- a CDS encoding carbohydrate ABC transporter permease: MQNGSIQKEPGTPSVSERVKGERRLGLYLTAPSYVVMLLVTAYPLGYALVLSLYNFRLTDPEGRSFVGLSNYLVILTDPVWWNDFVTTLAITVVTVAIELVLGFWFAFVMLRIVRGRGPLRTAILIPYGIVTVVSAFIWRYAFAIDSGFVNQWLNLTDFDWFGDRWSAIFVICLSEIWKTTPFISLLLLAGLVQVPEDMQEAAKVDGATAWQRLWKVTLPNMKAAIMVALLFRTLDAWRIFDNPYVMTAGANNTETISFLAYRQNVTLVNLGMGSAVSVLLFLSVVAIAWIFIKVFKTDLSQVRGDQ, from the coding sequence GTGCAGAACGGGTCCATCCAGAAGGAACCAGGCACCCCCTCGGTCAGTGAGCGGGTCAAGGGCGAACGCCGCCTCGGCCTCTACCTGACGGCACCGTCGTATGTGGTGATGCTGCTCGTCACCGCCTATCCCCTCGGTTACGCGCTGGTCTTGTCGCTGTACAACTTCCGGCTCACCGATCCCGAGGGCCGCAGCTTCGTCGGGCTGAGCAACTACCTGGTGATCCTGACCGACCCCGTGTGGTGGAACGACTTCGTCACCACGCTGGCGATCACCGTGGTCACCGTGGCCATCGAGTTGGTGCTCGGGTTCTGGTTCGCGTTCGTGATGCTGCGCATCGTGCGGGGACGTGGTCCGTTGCGGACCGCGATCCTGATCCCGTACGGCATCGTCACCGTGGTGTCGGCGTTCATCTGGCGCTACGCGTTCGCCATCGACTCCGGCTTTGTCAACCAGTGGCTGAACCTGACCGATTTCGACTGGTTCGGCGACCGCTGGTCGGCCATCTTCGTGATCTGCCTCTCGGAGATCTGGAAGACCACGCCGTTCATCTCGCTGCTATTGCTGGCCGGGCTGGTACAGGTGCCCGAGGACATGCAGGAGGCCGCCAAGGTCGACGGCGCCACCGCATGGCAGCGGCTGTGGAAGGTCACGCTGCCGAACATGAAGGCTGCGATCATGGTGGCGCTGTTGTTCCGGACGCTGGACGCCTGGCGGATCTTCGACAACCCGTACGTGATGACCGCCGGCGCCAACAACACCGAGACCATCTCGTTTTTGGCCTATCGGCAGAACGTCACCCTGGTGAACCTCGGTATGGGATCGGCGGTCTCGGTGCTGTTGTTCCTGTCGGTGGTGGCCATCGCCTGGATATTCATCAAGGTCTTCAAGACCGACCTCTCGCAAGTCAGGGGTGACCAGTGA